The Megalops cyprinoides isolate fMegCyp1 chromosome 22, fMegCyp1.pri, whole genome shotgun sequence genome contains a region encoding:
- the toporsa gene encoding topoisomerase I binding, arginine/serine-rich a, with translation MMESAKMKLRLRKRSSSGKASQAVTTEASPDSKCPICLDRFNNMAYLDRCLHKFCFRCIHEWSKNKAECPLCKQAFNSIFHTIKAENDFKEFVLRPTENGSFGSPGGHRFRYRTTLTRERREAQQQQEQRRGGRRTSPPPDNGVIFEGLGGTALSPQPDRGLRRMVQRLAARRRAQSEGRTLRQLREQEVVRFRRALYRNGVRVRSVRDGGRYRDTSAEFYRRNPACLHRLVPWLKRELTVLYGAHGSLVNIVQHIIMTWITRYDMEDSAMQEELRPFLLARTDHFLHEFISFARSPFNMEAYDQHAVYDCPAPSSLEDSSSDASVIAISEDEDDGADSAGLERGPGSASGAGLGQMPWDDETPGPSYSTTEQVTPLPLVVSESESESSAEEVGEPRATAPPHQGAQVKTDLFANKSEDVSSSEEDCVIVGYVKPMAERTPELVQLSSDSEESVHDKSPEIPKQPQHIRFPSLSPRSSTGSLASKHKSPPRQEHSNRSEVNDRDQISAADKDRRPPSPWGSPPPDRHGTSRSTDKRRGKHSKSDKRTYSDSDSRRHRTRDGSRERSRSRERACDRRRRRSRSTDRSRSARSPTISVNSDSTVSRSRGRSRSRSRDRWPSRDEVREKRWDRDSRSGRSCENYSHSYHRVSYSYYSRERESGYTVHNQSRSHYTSHYGISNHWTPSRSRSRSRSRTPARSHHRERRRSRSPSSTSSVSAHQRPRHEKPSGKRKYKTRHLEGSSKDRSPPAAASSSSAPCPKEKRRERHHKTSRRKSRSPSVEIVYEGQASGEGRRHHKKKKKKHKKKSRRRKSREGAERRSPTVITITINSDSEHGPDPEGPADHETHADLEAPTDLEPPANPETPSNPETPSNPETPSNPETPANPEVSNPTSTGLLDSILHDWEGQIPPVRQDGRADTLNTEAASAADVSDKKGDVPHGESGQTPVSSKQKTNTGSPPKKTVSGVNCLPDNGSNGVMG, from the coding sequence ATGATGGAGTCAGCAAAGATGAAACTGCGGCTGCGGAAGAGGAGCAGCTCGGGGAAGGCCTCTCAGGCCGTGACCACGGAGGCCTCTCCCGACTCCAAGTGCCCCATCTGCCTGGACCGCTTCAACAACATGGCCTACCTGGACCGGTGCCTGCACAAGTTCTGCTTCCGCTGCATCCACGAGTGGTCCAAGAACAAGGCCGAGTGTCCGCTGTGCAAGCAGGCCTTCAACTCCATCTTCCACACCATCAAGGCGGAGAATGACTTCAAGGAGTTTGTGCTGCGGCCCACGGAGAACGGCTCGTTTGGCAGCCCCGGCGGGCACCGGTTCCGGTACCGCACCACACTGACGAGGGAGCGGCGGGAGGCGCAGCAGCAGCAAGAGCAGCggcggggggggaggaggacgTCGCCGCCGCCGGACAACGGCGTGATCTTCGAGGGGCTGGGCGGGACGGCCCTGTCCCCGCAGCCGGACCGCGGGCTGCGGCGGATGGTGCAGCGGCTGGCGGCGCGGCGGCGGGCGCAGAGTGAGGGCCGGACACTGCGGCAGCTGCGGGAGCAGGAGGTGGTGCGCTTCCGCCGGGCGCTGTACCGCAACGGCGTGCGCGTGCGGAGCGTGCGCGACGGCGGCCGCTACCGCGACACCTCTGCCGAGTTCTACCGCCGCAACCCGGCCTGCCTCCACCGGCTGGTGCCCTGGCTGAAGCGGGAGCTGACGGTGCTGTACGGCGCCCACGGCTCGCTGGTCAACATCGTGCAGCACATCATCATGACCTGGATCACTCGCTACGACATGGAGGACAGCGCCAtgcaggaggagctgcggcCCTTCCTGCTGGCGCGCACCGACCACTTCCTGCACGAGTTCATCAGCTTCGCCCGCTCGCCGTTCAACATGGAGGCCTACGACCAGCACGCCGTCTATGACTGCCCCGCGCCCTCCTCGCTGGAGGACAGCAGCTCTGACGCCTCGGTCATTGCCATCTCCGAGGACGAGGACGATGGGGCGGACTCTGCGGGGCTGGAGCGGGGGCCGGGGTCCGCGTCAGGCGCCGGGCTGGGCCAGATGCCGTGGGACGACGAGACCCCCGGGCCTTCGTACTCGACGACGGAGCAGGTGACGCCGCTGCCGCTGGTTGTCAGCGAGTCTGAGTCAGAGAGCAGCGCCGAGGAGGTGGGGGAGCCCCGAGCCACGGCCCCGCCCCACCAGGGTGCCCAAGTGAAGACGGACCTGTTTGCAAACAAAAGCGAGGATGTCTCTTCCAGTGAGGAGGACTGTGTCATCGTCGGCTATGTGAAGCCCATGGCTGAGCGGACGCCAGAGCTCGTCCAGCTGTCGTCGGACTCAGAGGAGTCTGTCCACGATAAAAGCCCAGAGATCCCCAAACAGCCCCAGCACATCCGCTTCCCCAGCCTCAGTCCCCGGTCCTCCACGGGGTCCTTGGCGTCCAAACACAAGTCCCCACCGAGACAGGAGCACTCCAACAGGTCAGAGGTAAACGACAGGGATCAGATCTCTGCTGCGGATAAGGACAGACGCCCACCTTCGCCCTGGGGTTCCCCTCCCCCAGACAGACACGGAACCTCCAGATCAACGGACAAAAGAAGGGGCAAACACTCAAAGAGTGACAAGCGCACTTATAGTGATAGTGACAGCAGGAGGCATCGGACACGGGACGGATCCAGGGAAAGGTCGAGAAGCAGAGAGCGCGCTTGTGACAGAAGGAGACGGCGGTCGAGAAGCACCGATCGGAGCCGGTCCGCGAGAAGCCCGACGATATCCGTAAACAGCGACAGTACCGTGTCCAGAAGCAGGGGGCGCTCAAGGTCGCGGAGCAGGGACCGATGGCCCTCGAGAGACGAGGTGCGAGAGAAGAGGTGGGACAGAGACAGTCGCTCTGGACGCAGCTGTGAGAATTACTCACATTCTTACCACCGGGTCTCCTACAGCTATTATAgccgagagagggagagcggctACACCGTGCACAATCAGAGTAGATCCCACTACACGAGTCACTATGGGATCTCCAACCATTGGACCCCGTCTCGGTCTCGCTCCCGCTCCCGGAGCCGGACCCCCGCCCGGTCCCACCACAGAGAAAGGAGGCGGTCCCGGAGCCCTTCCAGCACCAGCTCTGTCTCCGCCCACCAGAGACCCCGGCACGAGAAGCCCAGCGGGAAGAGGAAGTACAAGACCCGGCACCTGGAGGGCTCTTCCAAAGACCGCTCCCCCCCTGCcgctgcctcctcctcctccgccccctGCCCCAAGGAGAAGAGGCGAGAGAGGCATCACAAGACGTCCCGGAGGAAGAGCCGGAGCCCCAGCGTGGAGATTGTGTACGAGGGCCAGGCCTCGGGGGAGGGCAGGAGGCAccacaagaagaagaagaagaagcacaAAAAGAAGAGCCGGAGGCGGaagagcagggagggggcggagcgGCGATCGCCCActgtcatcaccatcaccatcaacaGCGACAGCGAGCATGGGCCTGACCCCGAGGGTCCTGCTGACCATGAGACACACGCCGACCTCGAGGCACCCACCGACCTCGAGCCACCAGCCAACCCCGAGACGCCCTCCAACCCCGAGACGCCCTCCAACCCCGAGACGCCCTCCAACCCCGAGACGCCCGCCAACCCCGAGGTGTCCAACCCTACCAGCACCGGCCTGCTGGACTCCATCCTGCACGACTGGGAAGGGCAGATTCCGCCTGTCCGTCAGGATGGCCGTGCCGACACTCTGAACACTGAGGCGGCATCTGCTGCGGATGTTTCCGACAAAAAGGGTGACGTGCCACACGGCGAGAGTGGACAGACTCCTGTGTCTTCTAAGCAGAAGACAAACACTGGcagcccccccaaaaaaacagtgAGTGGGGTGAATTGTCTCCCAGACAACGGCAGCAATGGAGTCATGGGCTGA